One genomic window of Bradyrhizobium sp. CCGE-LA001 includes the following:
- a CDS encoding glycosyltransferase family 4 protein has protein sequence MIQSHVSGSRAARRIAFATIGDAREVRFWSGTPFHMSKSLSSEGHEVVHIGPLSAPIFPLYKAYSKLCRTFLRRRVSPFHAGPVVAQYAADSERRIRAALPDIVFAPAGSSFAWGVPKGVPLVYASDATYRLVENYHPHYRNLSRAARATAERLERDTIARADLILYPSEWAAESAIRDYGADPTRVHVIPWGANLIEAPMRESVLGGRKPGPCRLLFIGANWEEKGADIAVETLAELKGRGLEAELVICGCTPPKPVVQDGLTIIPYLDKNDRDQRDRLDQLYLEADFFLLPTRADCYGIVFCEAAAHGVPSIAPATGGVPSALSDGETGILLPPNAKKADYASIILETFSNPDRLTRLRRSSRDAFEARLNWQTWGRRVSELIQTL, from the coding sequence ATGATTCAGAGCCACGTCTCCGGCAGCCGGGCAGCGCGGCGGATTGCATTCGCCACGATCGGCGATGCGCGCGAGGTCAGATTTTGGTCCGGCACCCCGTTTCATATGTCGAAATCGCTGTCGAGCGAAGGTCATGAGGTGGTGCATATCGGTCCCCTGAGCGCACCGATCTTCCCGTTGTACAAAGCGTATTCAAAGCTTTGCCGTACCTTTCTGCGGCGTAGAGTTTCTCCATTCCATGCGGGACCCGTGGTTGCACAATATGCAGCTGATTCAGAGCGAAGAATCCGCGCAGCCTTGCCCGACATCGTCTTCGCGCCAGCCGGCTCCAGCTTCGCATGGGGAGTGCCAAAGGGCGTTCCCCTAGTTTATGCGTCCGACGCGACATATCGGCTCGTCGAAAACTACCATCCACACTATCGAAACCTGTCGCGCGCTGCTCGGGCCACCGCTGAGCGCCTGGAACGCGACACGATCGCGCGTGCGGATCTGATCCTCTACCCATCGGAATGGGCCGCCGAATCTGCCATTAGAGATTATGGTGCCGACCCCACGCGGGTGCATGTCATTCCCTGGGGCGCCAACCTCATAGAAGCGCCGATGCGGGAATCCGTGCTGGGGGGCCGCAAGCCGGGTCCCTGCCGGCTCCTCTTTATCGGGGCCAACTGGGAAGAGAAGGGGGCGGACATCGCGGTCGAGACTCTCGCCGAACTAAAAGGCAGGGGTTTGGAGGCGGAACTCGTAATCTGCGGATGCACTCCACCCAAGCCTGTCGTGCAGGATGGCCTGACGATCATCCCTTACCTCGACAAGAATGATCGCGATCAGCGCGACCGGCTGGATCAACTCTATCTCGAAGCGGATTTTTTTCTGCTGCCGACCAGGGCGGATTGCTACGGTATCGTGTTCTGTGAAGCTGCGGCGCATGGCGTGCCCAGCATCGCGCCGGCCACCGGTGGGGTTCCAAGTGCTCTCAGCGACGGGGAGACTGGCATTTTGCTGCCGCCGAATGCCAAAAAGGCGGACTATGCGAGTATTATCTTGGAGACATTTTCGAACCCGGATCGGCTGACGCGCCTAAGACGATCAAGTCGAGATGCTTTCGAGGCTCGATTGAACTGGCAAACGTGGGGCCGGCGAGTCTCAGAGTTGATACAAACGCTATGA
- a CDS encoding polysaccharide deacetylase family protein — MIVMNYHELVKASPSNAWCLTCDTFDTHFAIYEDRLISPQRFLERCTDQRASSAGTVLLTFDDGFLSDYTHVYARYMTTGRIPGFMSFIPVDFIGSPGRMSWEMIEELGRGGVAIGSHGMSHVDLTTVPDAKLDWELRVSKLMLEDRLGQEVTLFAFPYGRFSQRVWGAALKAGYTHLFTIQLGHHRGFEPFLYSRLCLTNNMDAEYMRMHLLDPDAMRGIAWRVSTKLRLYRQLMRWRYR; from the coding sequence ATGATCGTCATGAATTATCATGAGCTGGTGAAAGCCTCGCCTTCGAATGCGTGGTGTCTGACCTGCGATACGTTCGATACGCATTTTGCAATTTACGAGGACAGACTGATCTCACCTCAGCGGTTTCTGGAGCGTTGCACTGATCAGAGAGCCAGCAGCGCCGGCACGGTTCTCCTCACTTTCGACGATGGATTTCTTTCCGACTACACACATGTCTATGCTCGTTACATGACGACCGGTCGGATTCCAGGTTTCATGTCTTTCATACCGGTAGACTTCATAGGCTCGCCCGGACGAATGAGCTGGGAAATGATCGAGGAGCTCGGGAGAGGCGGCGTTGCGATCGGCTCACATGGCATGAGCCACGTCGATCTGACAACTGTCCCGGATGCAAAGCTCGACTGGGAGCTTAGGGTATCGAAGTTGATGCTTGAGGATCGCCTCGGACAAGAGGTTACCCTTTTCGCCTTTCCATACGGGCGCTTCTCTCAACGGGTCTGGGGAGCGGCACTAAAGGCTGGCTATACACACCTCTTTACAATTCAGCTTGGACATCATCGTGGGTTCGAGCCTTTCCTGTATTCCCGCCTGTGCCTGACGAACAACATGGATGCGGAGTATATGCGCATGCACTTGCTTGATCCGGATGCGATGCGTGGCATTGCCTGGAGGGTCAGCACAAAGCTAAGACTCTATCGCCAATTGATGCGCTGGCGCTACCGATAG
- a CDS encoding glycosyltransferase family 4 protein, which translates to MIVENLPVPFDRRVWAEAQSLHRAGYEVAVICPRGPFAQAAYESIDGIEVYRHPLPIEARGKLGYVAEYSSALWWEFAYSLKVFLGRGFDVIHACNPPDLIFLIGAFYKYLFGKKFVFDHHDLNPELFEAKFGHRGRVWKVLVFLERMTFRVADISIATNRSYADVAIQRGRMKPDRVFVVRSGPNLARVRELAHDNKWRNGRSHLVAYVGVIGEQEGIDLLLEAVRHITSACRRTDIQFVIMGSGPSLEQLKQTCARMQLSEFVTFTGRIDDTTLFTILSTADVCVNPDRPNAMNDMSTMNKIMEYMALGKPIVQFDLAEGRVSALSASLYARNTDTTDFGDKILELIDDPCRRRDMGMYGSKRVREELSWEHEEPKLMAAYDAVFDRAAPAPVAIRNPTSRQAR; encoded by the coding sequence ATGATCGTCGAGAATCTCCCCGTTCCCTTCGATCGCCGCGTTTGGGCTGAGGCGCAATCATTACACCGGGCAGGCTACGAAGTAGCAGTGATTTGTCCCCGCGGTCCGTTCGCACAGGCTGCGTACGAATCGATTGACGGAATCGAGGTCTACCGCCATCCGTTACCAATCGAAGCTCGCGGCAAGCTTGGCTATGTCGCCGAATACAGCAGCGCGCTATGGTGGGAGTTCGCCTATTCGCTCAAGGTGTTTCTCGGGCGGGGCTTCGACGTGATTCACGCCTGCAATCCGCCGGATCTCATTTTTCTGATCGGCGCGTTCTACAAGTATTTGTTCGGCAAGAAGTTCGTATTTGACCATCACGACCTGAATCCCGAGTTATTCGAGGCGAAGTTTGGACATCGCGGACGGGTTTGGAAGGTACTTGTCTTTCTCGAGCGAATGACTTTCAGAGTGGCCGACATCTCGATCGCCACCAACAGATCGTACGCCGACGTCGCCATCCAGCGCGGACGGATGAAGCCCGACCGCGTGTTTGTTGTCCGCTCCGGCCCAAACCTCGCTCGTGTCCGCGAGCTTGCTCATGACAACAAATGGCGCAATGGCCGCTCACATTTGGTTGCCTATGTCGGTGTCATCGGGGAGCAGGAAGGCATTGATCTTCTGCTCGAGGCGGTACGACACATTACGTCCGCATGCCGACGCACCGATATACAATTCGTCATTATGGGCTCGGGACCGAGCCTTGAGCAGCTCAAACAAACCTGTGCGCGAATGCAACTGTCGGAATTTGTCACCTTCACGGGCAGAATCGACGACACGACGCTTTTCACGATCCTCTCGACTGCGGATGTCTGCGTCAATCCGGATCGACCCAATGCTATGAACGACATGTCGACCATGAATAAGATCATGGAGTACATGGCGCTTGGTAAGCCGATCGTTCAGTTCGATCTAGCCGAGGGACGAGTGTCCGCCCTGTCTGCTTCTCTCTATGCACGCAACACCGACACAACTGATTTCGGCGACAAGATCCTTGAACTCATCGATGACCCTTGTCGTCGACGTGATATGGGCATGTACGGAAGCAAACGTGTCCGCGAGGAGCTGTCCTGGGAGCACGAGGAACCGAAGTTGATGGCAGCTTACGACGCTGTTTTCGACAGAGCCGCTCCGGCGCCGGTCGCGATTCGGAATCCCACTTCTCGGCAAGCTAGATAG
- a CDS encoding nucleotide sugar dehydrogenase, with translation MDMFVDRRSQSAWGTLTFEKAEASRGSTTKFRICVFGIGYVGTVSAACLARDGHDVVAVDINQDKVDLLNGGLPPIIEPRLAERIRSAVRAGRLKATTHSLDAVSSTDISLVCVGTPSRDNGSLETSFVSRVAHEIGEGIRTSTNFHSVVVRSTLLPGTMENIVLPILERTSGKKAGRDFGVAYLPEFLREGTAIADYDDPGTIVIGVDNDTVTLQRLLALHARFSARPRILSIRGAEAVKYANNAWHATKISFANEMGLLCKAMGVDSHQVMNVLVADKKLNISPAYLKPGFAFGGSCLPKDLSALRHAGRNADIDTPLLDAVMQANENQIRSAFQLVAATGKRRIGLVGLSFKPDTDDLRYSPMLEVAERLIGRGYQLAIYDSNIRLSRLTGVNRDHLTSRLPHIACLLREKMSDLASFAEVIVVGNRKEFLKNSSILKGQDKIIIDLVRITPEKETGSEYRGICW, from the coding sequence ATGGACATGTTCGTTGACCGCCGTTCCCAGTCGGCCTGGGGCACCCTCACCTTTGAAAAAGCAGAAGCTAGCCGGGGGAGCACAACCAAATTCAGGATTTGTGTCTTCGGGATCGGTTATGTCGGCACAGTTTCCGCAGCCTGTCTCGCACGAGACGGGCACGATGTAGTGGCAGTCGATATTAATCAAGATAAGGTCGATCTTCTGAACGGAGGGCTACCGCCCATAATCGAGCCAAGGCTCGCTGAACGTATCCGCTCCGCTGTCCGCGCCGGCCGCCTAAAGGCAACCACCCATTCTCTGGACGCCGTCTCATCGACGGACATTTCGTTAGTATGTGTCGGAACACCCTCGCGGGATAATGGCTCTCTGGAAACATCGTTTGTCAGTCGAGTAGCGCACGAGATTGGAGAAGGTATCCGAACCAGTACGAACTTTCATTCCGTTGTAGTGCGCTCAACCCTGCTGCCAGGCACGATGGAGAACATCGTCCTGCCTATCCTGGAGCGCACGTCTGGTAAGAAAGCCGGTCGAGATTTCGGGGTCGCTTATCTGCCCGAATTCTTGCGAGAAGGAACGGCCATTGCCGACTACGATGATCCAGGAACAATTGTCATTGGCGTAGACAACGATACGGTGACGTTACAGCGGCTTCTGGCACTTCATGCACGCTTTTCGGCAAGGCCTCGCATCCTATCAATTCGCGGCGCAGAGGCAGTCAAGTATGCAAACAACGCCTGGCATGCGACAAAGATCAGCTTTGCAAACGAGATGGGACTGCTCTGCAAGGCGATGGGCGTCGATAGCCACCAAGTCATGAACGTTTTGGTAGCCGACAAGAAGCTGAATATCTCACCAGCGTACCTGAAGCCAGGGTTTGCATTTGGTGGGTCCTGCTTGCCAAAGGACTTGAGCGCTCTGCGCCACGCCGGAAGAAACGCCGATATTGATACGCCATTGTTGGACGCGGTGATGCAAGCGAATGAGAACCAAATTCGAAGTGCTTTCCAACTTGTTGCTGCTACCGGGAAACGGCGTATTGGTCTTGTCGGATTGAGCTTTAAGCCGGACACCGACGATCTGCGCTACAGTCCCATGCTTGAGGTTGCTGAAAGATTGATCGGCCGCGGTTATCAGCTCGCGATCTACGATTCGAACATTCGCCTCTCCCGCCTCACGGGCGTCAACAGGGATCACCTGACGAGTCGCTTGCCGCACATTGCTTGTCTGCTTCGAGAGAAAATGAGCGACCTCGCCTCCTTTGCCGAGGTTATCGTTGTGGGAAACCGCAAGGAGTTTCTAAAGAACTCGTCGATTCTGAAAGGCCAAGATAAAATAATCATCGATCTCGTCCGCATCACGCCGGAAAAGGAGACCGGAAGCGAGTATCGCGGGATATGTTGGTAG